One window of the Rhodococcus sovatensis genome contains the following:
- a CDS encoding thioesterase family protein, with the protein MTASSDRAFAADYPALWPLGTRWEDNDHYGHVNNVTYYSFFDTAVNGWLMHTTGVDIRQLSAIGVVAETSCRYHRELSFPDALQVGLSVEKLGTRSIVYALALFREAPDDRLELAATGRFVHVYVDAQTRTPVAIPAEIESAARTLIIPS; encoded by the coding sequence ATGACAGCTTCCTCCGATCGCGCGTTCGCTGCCGACTACCCAGCTCTGTGGCCACTGGGAACGCGGTGGGAAGACAACGATCACTACGGTCACGTCAACAACGTCACGTACTACTCGTTCTTCGACACCGCGGTGAACGGTTGGCTGATGCACACCACCGGTGTCGACATCAGACAGTTGTCGGCGATCGGCGTCGTCGCCGAGACCTCGTGCCGCTACCACCGCGAGCTGTCGTTCCCCGACGCGCTTCAGGTGGGCCTGTCGGTCGAGAAGCTGGGCACCCGCAGCATCGTCTACGCGCTCGCATTGTTTCGCGAAGCGCCCGACGACCGACTGGAGCTAGCTGCCACCGGTCGTTTCGTCCACGTCTACGTCGACGCCCAGACCCGCACGCCGGTGGCGATCCCCGCGGAAATCGAGTCTGCAGCGCGGACTCTCATCATCCCCAGCTAA
- a CDS encoding phosphotransferase family protein has translation MTTDVDFSAISEWIGGLGIGAVSPLTFERVGNGQSNLTYAVSDAGGSRWVLRRPPLGHLLASAHDVVREYRILTALQNTGVPVPKMIALTEDAAVSDVPLVLMSYVDGVVLDSVTKASAIAESVRASVGHSMTSALADIHRVDLESTGLLDLASHKPYAERQLKRWTTQWANSKSRDVPAIDLLAERLAANIPDQRELTLVHGDFHLNNVITSPSDGSIVAVVDWELCTLGDPLADIGGLLAYWPEAGDAVAGPFMASTLPGFPSRAELTADYAAKTGRDVSAVGFWQALALWKLSIIAEGVMRRAEADSRNRAGAGSPTTSLIDDIVARALGVADDIGI, from the coding sequence ATGACGACCGATGTGGACTTCTCCGCAATCTCCGAATGGATCGGGGGTCTTGGAATCGGCGCAGTGTCACCACTGACCTTCGAGCGAGTGGGCAACGGACAGTCCAATCTCACCTACGCCGTCAGCGATGCAGGTGGAAGCCGCTGGGTACTGCGCCGACCGCCGCTCGGTCACCTCCTCGCGTCGGCTCACGACGTAGTACGCGAGTACAGGATTCTGACGGCGCTACAGAACACCGGGGTGCCGGTCCCCAAGATGATCGCGCTCACCGAGGATGCCGCCGTGTCGGATGTTCCGCTGGTATTGATGAGCTACGTCGACGGTGTCGTCCTCGATTCCGTGACCAAGGCGAGCGCCATCGCTGAGAGTGTGCGAGCCTCGGTCGGGCACAGCATGACGAGCGCGCTCGCAGACATCCACCGCGTCGATCTCGAGAGCACCGGGTTGCTCGACCTGGCGAGTCACAAGCCCTATGCCGAACGTCAGCTGAAGAGATGGACGACTCAGTGGGCGAACTCGAAGTCCCGAGACGTTCCCGCGATCGATTTGCTCGCCGAACGCTTGGCCGCCAATATCCCGGATCAGCGTGAGCTCACTCTCGTGCACGGAGACTTCCATCTCAACAACGTGATCACCTCGCCCTCTGATGGATCGATCGTTGCGGTCGTCGATTGGGAACTCTGCACGCTGGGTGATCCACTGGCGGATATCGGTGGTCTGCTCGCGTACTGGCCCGAGGCGGGTGATGCGGTCGCTGGCCCGTTCATGGCGTCCACCCTGCCCGGGTTCCCGTCGCGCGCAGAATTGACCGCCGACTATGCAGCCAAGACGGGACGCGATGTGTCCGCGGTCGGATTCTGGCAGGCACTGGCACTGTGGAAGCTGTCGATCATCGCCGAGGGCGTGATGCGTCGGGCCGAGGCGGACTCGCGTAATCGCGCGGGTGCGGGAAGTCCCACGACGTCGTTGATCGACGACATCGTGGCGCGAGCTCTCGGTGTCGCCGACGACATCGGCATCTAG
- a CDS encoding MFS transporter, giving the protein MPAKGQVALPVVVPKSVHVSASTRRARVAVFGIFGVNGFLFAMWVVHIPSIERRTDISHATLGSLLLVLAAGAIVGMQASGPLSDRYGSDRLVNISGSLLAVALLGPALSTHMVTLGLSLFAFGMFNGSLDVSMNSQAVDVERTYMRPIMSAFHALFSVGGVIGSLVGAATLATDIPIVVSMGGSALLGLAAVALCRPYLLDVSNTLDGPQQATPEVGHGRFSARVLALGALAFALLLSEGVANDWSTLQVKEHLGASDGTAALAFGFFAATMTVGRFCADRVSGRFGPVAVVRYGNLIAAAGMLLVFVSDWLPLTLAGWAAFGLGLSGSVPQIFSSAGNLGSGAAATNMSRVVGMGYVGFLAGPAVIGWSSHFLSLTTAMVVPLVLTSIAAAAAGVVRPRDAATRKAG; this is encoded by the coding sequence ATGCCGGCGAAGGGCCAGGTAGCGTTGCCTGTCGTGGTCCCGAAGTCAGTGCACGTATCCGCCAGCACCCGTCGGGCACGAGTCGCCGTCTTCGGAATTTTCGGAGTGAACGGGTTCCTGTTCGCGATGTGGGTGGTTCACATCCCGTCGATCGAACGCCGCACCGACATCTCACACGCCACTCTCGGATCGCTTCTACTCGTGCTCGCCGCCGGCGCGATCGTCGGAATGCAGGCGTCGGGTCCACTGTCGGACAGGTACGGAAGTGATCGACTCGTTAACATTTCCGGATCGCTTCTAGCGGTAGCGCTGCTCGGGCCGGCGCTGTCGACCCACATGGTCACGCTCGGACTGTCACTGTTCGCGTTCGGAATGTTCAACGGCTCCCTCGACGTCTCGATGAACTCGCAAGCCGTCGACGTGGAGCGGACGTACATGCGGCCGATCATGTCGGCCTTTCATGCCTTGTTCTCCGTGGGCGGTGTCATCGGGTCTCTCGTCGGAGCGGCGACATTGGCCACCGACATCCCCATCGTCGTATCGATGGGAGGTTCAGCCCTCCTCGGGCTGGCCGCCGTAGCGCTCTGCCGTCCGTATCTCCTCGACGTCTCGAACACGCTCGACGGGCCACAGCAAGCCACGCCGGAGGTCGGCCACGGCAGATTCTCGGCCCGCGTTCTCGCGCTGGGCGCACTGGCATTCGCCCTGCTTCTCTCCGAAGGAGTGGCGAACGACTGGAGCACACTCCAAGTGAAGGAACACCTGGGCGCCTCCGACGGTACCGCCGCACTGGCGTTCGGATTCTTCGCCGCCACGATGACTGTCGGCCGGTTCTGTGCCGACCGTGTCAGCGGACGCTTCGGACCTGTCGCGGTGGTGCGGTACGGAAACTTGATCGCGGCAGCCGGCATGCTCCTCGTGTTCGTGTCCGACTGGTTGCCGCTGACGCTGGCAGGCTGGGCAGCCTTCGGACTCGGGCTGTCCGGCAGCGTCCCGCAGATCTTCTCGAGCGCAGGCAACCTCGGATCGGGTGCCGCAGCCACCAACATGTCGAGGGTGGTCGGGATGGGGTACGTCGGATTTCTCGCCGGGCCCGCTGTGATCGGTTGGTCCTCGCACTTTCTCTCGCTGACGACCGCGATGGTCGTGCCGCTCGTGCTGACGTCGATCGCGGCAGCAGCAGCAGGCGTCGTGCGGCCCCGAGACGCCGCAACACGAAAAGCAGGTTGA
- a CDS encoding NAD(P)(+) transhydrogenase (Re/Si-specific) subunit beta encodes MNNLVNILYIVAFGMFIYGLMGLTGPKTAVRGNWIAAIGMGIAVVATLIEVRDAATINWILIAAGLAIGVLLGVPPAKRTKMTAMPQLVALFNGVGGGTVALIAWAEFIETDGFSAFQHGEEPTVHIVVGSLFAAVIGSVSFWGSLVAFLKLQELLNKNVEKAFVKNARIFQLTNIVLLVFAVAVSIFIGVKSTPGEGTPMWSIVLVLVAAGLMGLFVVFPIGGADMPVVISLLNALTGLSAAAAGLALNNTAMIVAGMIVGASGSILTNLMATAMNRSIPAIVFGSFGGGSDAGVAADASGGTVKATSAADAAIQMAYASQVIVVPGYGLAVAQAQHAVKDMASILESKGVEVKYAIHPVAGRMPGHMNVLLAEADVEYDAMKEMDDINGEFQRTDVTIVIGANDVTNPAARNDPSSPIHGMPILNVDESRSVIVLKRSMSSGYAGIDNPLFTADRTSMLFGDAKKSVNSVIEELKAL; translated from the coding sequence ATGAACAATCTCGTCAACATTCTCTACATCGTCGCGTTCGGCATGTTCATCTACGGTCTGATGGGCCTGACCGGCCCGAAGACCGCCGTTCGCGGTAACTGGATCGCTGCGATCGGTATGGGTATCGCCGTCGTCGCGACTCTGATCGAGGTGCGCGACGCCGCCACGATCAACTGGATCCTGATCGCTGCAGGCCTGGCTATCGGCGTGCTGCTCGGTGTTCCGCCGGCCAAGCGCACCAAGATGACGGCGATGCCTCAGTTGGTGGCGCTGTTCAACGGCGTCGGCGGCGGCACTGTCGCCCTCATCGCCTGGGCCGAGTTCATCGAAACCGACGGATTCTCCGCGTTCCAGCATGGTGAAGAGCCGACGGTGCACATCGTCGTCGGATCGCTGTTCGCCGCAGTGATCGGTTCGGTGTCTTTCTGGGGTTCGCTGGTGGCGTTCCTGAAACTGCAGGAACTGTTGAACAAGAACGTGGAGAAGGCGTTCGTGAAGAACGCGCGCATTTTCCAGCTGACCAATATCGTGTTGCTCGTCTTCGCCGTCGCGGTGTCGATCTTCATCGGGGTCAAGTCCACTCCGGGCGAGGGCACGCCGATGTGGTCGATCGTGCTCGTGCTCGTCGCGGCGGGTCTGATGGGTCTGTTCGTCGTCTTCCCGATCGGCGGCGCCGACATGCCGGTCGTGATCTCGCTGCTCAACGCACTGACCGGTTTGTCCGCTGCTGCTGCTGGTTTGGCGCTGAACAACACTGCGATGATCGTGGCAGGCATGATCGTCGGCGCATCCGGGTCGATCCTGACCAACCTGATGGCGACCGCGATGAACCGGTCGATCCCGGCAATCGTGTTCGGTTCGTTCGGCGGCGGTTCCGACGCGGGAGTGGCCGCGGACGCATCCGGTGGCACGGTCAAGGCAACATCGGCAGCCGACGCCGCGATCCAGATGGCCTACGCCTCCCAGGTCATCGTCGTCCCCGGTTACGGTCTCGCGGTTGCGCAGGCGCAGCACGCCGTCAAGGACATGGCGTCGATCCTCGAGAGCAAAGGCGTCGAGGTCAAGTACGCGATCCACCCTGTTGCCGGCCGTATGCCCGGGCACATGAACGTGCTCCTGGCCGAAGCCGACGTCGAATACGACGCGATGAAGGAAATGGACGACATCAACGGTGAGTTCCAACGCACCGATGTCACCATCGTCATCGGCGCCAACGACGTCACCAACCCGGCAGCGCGCAACGACCCGTCCAGTCCGATCCACGGAATGCCGATCCTCAACGTCGACGAATCACGCTCGGTGATCGTGCTCAAGCGATCGATGAGCTCCGGCTACGCGGGCATCGACAATCCGCTGTTCACCGCAGATCGCACGTCGATGCTGTTCGGCGATGCCAAGAAATCGGTCAACTCGGTCATCGAGGAGCTCAAAGCTCTGTAG
- a CDS encoding NAD(P) transhydrogenase subunit alpha, producing MYTPLLANIAILVLAGFVGFAVISKVPNTLHTPLMSGTNAIHGIVVLGALIVLGRLPEDASWGVRIIAFVALIFGTLNVVGGFLVTDRMLGMFKSKPVPAKAEKGADS from the coding sequence ATGTACACCCCACTTCTCGCGAATATCGCGATTCTCGTGCTGGCCGGTTTCGTCGGCTTCGCCGTCATCTCCAAAGTGCCCAACACACTGCACACGCCATTGATGTCGGGCACGAACGCCATTCACGGCATCGTCGTTCTCGGTGCGCTGATCGTTCTCGGCCGACTTCCCGAGGACGCGTCCTGGGGCGTGCGAATCATCGCGTTCGTCGCACTGATCTTCGGCACCCTCAACGTCGTCGGCGGCTTCCTGGTCACCGACCGCATGCTCGGAATGTTCAAGTCCAAGCCAGTGCCTGCGAAAGCAGAGAAGGGTGCTGACTCCTGA
- a CDS encoding Re/Si-specific NAD(P)(+) transhydrogenase subunit alpha, producing the protein METSQSTESGTNSGVATTVGVVRESVEGERRVALVPKVVASLTGRGIRVLVESGAGLSALIPDELYLEAGAEIGDPWSADVVVKVAPPTDAEIAKLSEGSTLIGFLAPRNADNKIDALAAAGVQGFAVEAIPRISRAQVMDALSSQANVAGYKSVILAASESTRFFPMLTTAAGTVKPATVLVLGVGVAGLQALATAKRLGGRPTGYDVRPEVADQVRSVGAQWLDLGIDAAGEGGYARELTESERAQQQQALEEAIKSFDVVITTALVPGRPAPRLVTAAAVEGMKPGSVVVDLAGETGGNCELTEPGQTVVKHDVTICSPLNLPATMPEHASELYSKNVSALLELMIDENGSLAPDFSDEVLAQSCVTRKAEA; encoded by the coding sequence TTGGAAACATCGCAGAGCACCGAGAGCGGGACGAACAGCGGGGTGGCGACGACGGTCGGCGTCGTGCGTGAGTCTGTGGAGGGCGAGCGCCGCGTTGCGTTGGTTCCCAAGGTCGTCGCGTCGTTGACAGGTAGGGGCATCCGCGTTCTCGTGGAATCGGGGGCGGGTCTGTCGGCCCTCATTCCGGACGAGTTGTACCTCGAAGCGGGCGCTGAGATCGGGGACCCGTGGTCTGCCGATGTGGTGGTCAAGGTCGCCCCGCCCACCGATGCGGAGATCGCGAAGCTCTCCGAAGGTTCGACGCTGATCGGATTCCTCGCGCCCCGTAACGCCGACAACAAGATCGACGCATTGGCCGCAGCCGGCGTGCAGGGGTTCGCGGTCGAAGCCATTCCGCGTATCTCTCGCGCTCAGGTGATGGATGCGTTGTCTTCGCAGGCCAACGTCGCCGGCTACAAGTCGGTGATTCTGGCGGCGTCGGAGTCGACTCGCTTCTTCCCGATGCTCACCACTGCTGCAGGCACCGTCAAGCCCGCGACAGTCCTCGTGCTCGGTGTCGGTGTCGCAGGACTGCAGGCGCTCGCGACGGCGAAGCGTCTCGGCGGGCGTCCGACTGGGTACGACGTGCGTCCCGAGGTCGCCGATCAGGTGCGCTCGGTCGGTGCGCAGTGGCTCGATCTCGGTATCGATGCTGCCGGTGAAGGCGGCTATGCGCGTGAATTGACCGAGTCCGAGCGCGCTCAGCAGCAGCAAGCTCTCGAAGAGGCAATCAAGAGCTTCGACGTCGTCATCACCACCGCTCTGGTGCCGGGACGTCCGGCACCGCGCCTGGTCACCGCGGCTGCGGTCGAGGGCATGAAGCCCGGCAGCGTCGTGGTCGACCTCGCCGGTGAGACCGGTGGCAACTGCGAGTTGACAGAGCCAGGACAAACCGTCGTCAAGCACGACGTCACCATCTGCTCCCCGCTGAATCTGCCGGCGACGATGCCCGAACACGCCAGCGAGCTGTACTCGAAGAACGTGTCCGCATTGCTCGAGCTGATGATCGACGAGAACGGTTCACTCGCGCCTGACTTCTCGGACGAGGTGCTCGCGCAGTCCTGTGTCACCAGAAAGGCAGAAGCCTGA
- a CDS encoding HIT family protein, with protein sequence MNNCVFCAIAAGEAPSTTVLDTEDVVAFLDIRPIARGHVLVIPKQHSTDLDSMEPALGSAVFAAGQRISRALRRSDLRSDGANLVVNDGKAAFQTVFHTHLHVVPRWTGDKLRFAGGFLTRRLREPEHTAAAIREGLARLAAEEVG encoded by the coding sequence GTGAACAACTGTGTCTTCTGTGCCATCGCAGCCGGCGAAGCCCCGTCGACAACGGTCCTCGACACCGAGGACGTGGTGGCTTTTCTCGATATCCGCCCCATTGCTCGCGGGCATGTTCTGGTGATTCCGAAGCAGCACTCCACCGATCTCGACTCCATGGAACCGGCGCTCGGCAGCGCGGTGTTCGCAGCAGGCCAGCGCATCTCGCGAGCCCTTCGACGATCGGACCTACGTTCGGACGGTGCGAACCTGGTCGTCAACGACGGCAAGGCCGCATTCCAGACCGTCTTTCACACTCACCTTCACGTCGTGCCGCGGTGGACGGGAGACAAGCTCCGGTTCGCCGGAGGCTTCCTGACGCGTCGACTTCGGGAGCCAGAGCACACCGCTGCGGCGATCCGGGAAGGTCTCGCACGCCTGGCCGCCGAAGAGGTCGGATGA
- a CDS encoding Type 1 glutamine amidotransferase-like domain-containing protein — translation MKLFLASYRFGAHADEFVSLTSGPGRVAVIANAADSWPEAARLSAVTSELHGLRELGYEPKELDLRNFVGRTAALEAELDSVDTVWLRGGNTFVLRSRLHQCGADEALVSRVRDSSLVFAGYSAGACVASASLRGIEAADDPTEVTPTTGEPTLWTGLGLVDIAFVPHFRSILDEHDVGDTMVERYHRDGVEHLTLDDDQVYVVDGDRRGRI, via the coding sequence ATGAAGCTGTTCCTCGCGTCGTATCGCTTCGGCGCTCATGCTGACGAGTTCGTCTCCCTCACGTCGGGCCCAGGGCGTGTTGCCGTGATCGCCAACGCTGCCGACAGCTGGCCCGAAGCGGCTCGACTCTCGGCGGTGACGAGCGAGCTTCACGGACTGCGTGAACTCGGCTACGAGCCGAAGGAACTCGATCTCCGAAACTTCGTGGGCCGAACAGCCGCACTGGAAGCCGAACTCGACTCCGTCGACACGGTCTGGCTGCGCGGAGGAAATACCTTCGTACTGAGGTCTCGTCTGCACCAGTGCGGCGCCGACGAGGCACTCGTGTCGCGAGTACGCGATAGTTCTCTCGTTTTCGCCGGCTACAGCGCCGGTGCCTGTGTAGCATCGGCGTCGCTACGCGGTATCGAAGCCGCCGACGATCCGACAGAAGTGACGCCGACCACCGGCGAGCCGACCCTGTGGACAGGCCTCGGCCTGGTCGATATCGCGTTCGTACCGCACTTTCGATCGATTCTCGATGAACACGACGTCGGTGACACCATGGTGGAGCGGTACCACCGCGACGGAGTCGAACACCTGACCCTTGACGACGACCAGGTATACGTCGTCGACGGAGACCGGCGCGGACGGATCTAG
- a CDS encoding DUF3558 domain-containing protein → MWKRGTIAGAAVVSAIVLGCSTLSGCSSSGSDSGSATDSASPSSSPDTEELFVGECGSMTDEHIASITAVRGITSSSKNAVRCRWDAVDTGAYAMFTWYRGSPIDRERTVAGQMGREIGIIDVDGHPGFTAKGTDASCEAGVESGDGFLHWSLNYVFAVPPRDSCEVVEDLVRATVENAK, encoded by the coding sequence GTGTGGAAGCGGGGAACCATCGCCGGCGCGGCAGTAGTGTCGGCCATCGTGTTGGGGTGCTCCACACTCTCGGGGTGTTCGAGCTCCGGTTCGGACTCCGGCAGTGCGACGGACAGCGCGTCCCCCTCCAGCAGCCCCGACACCGAGGAACTGTTCGTCGGCGAGTGCGGCTCGATGACGGACGAGCACATCGCATCGATCACCGCCGTCCGCGGCATCACTTCCTCGTCGAAGAATGCCGTTCGCTGTCGATGGGACGCAGTCGACACCGGCGCATACGCCATGTTCACGTGGTACCGCGGAAGCCCCATCGATCGAGAACGCACCGTCGCAGGTCAGATGGGGCGGGAAATCGGAATCATCGATGTCGACGGCCATCCAGGATTCACGGCGAAAGGCACCGACGCCTCCTGCGAGGCAGGAGTCGAGTCAGGAGATGGATTCCTGCACTGGTCACTGAACTACGTCTTCGCGGTGCCGCCGCGCGACAGCTGCGAGGTCGTCGAAGACCTGGTGCGCGCGACCGTCGAGAACGCGAAGTAG
- a CDS encoding DUF3558 domain-containing protein gives MNRTALLVTTCAAALTLAVGCSTTIDGTPVAQGAGDGNTEFDKLLQECVAVPDDKIAETVQADVVDQYFFGAVCMWTGSGPSGIIDVTFAWYENNSLGRERSLAEELDYSVEPVTVSGTSAFLSRRPGDSASCGITASYSGTVTWWVQYRGGALDPCEGATRLAELTLQRNQ, from the coding sequence ATGAACCGAACTGCCCTGCTCGTCACCACCTGCGCCGCAGCCCTGACACTGGCCGTCGGCTGTAGCACCACAATCGACGGCACCCCGGTGGCCCAAGGCGCAGGCGACGGCAACACCGAGTTCGACAAGCTGCTGCAGGAGTGTGTCGCGGTACCCGACGACAAGATCGCCGAGACTGTCCAGGCAGATGTCGTCGACCAGTACTTCTTCGGCGCAGTCTGCATGTGGACCGGCAGCGGCCCCTCGGGCATCATCGACGTCACGTTCGCCTGGTACGAGAACAACTCCCTCGGTCGCGAACGCAGTCTGGCCGAAGAACTCGACTACTCGGTCGAGCCGGTCACCGTGTCCGGAACGAGTGCCTTTCTCTCCCGCAGGCCCGGCGACTCGGCCTCGTGTGGCATCACGGCGTCATACTCGGGAACTGTCACGTGGTGGGTGCAGTACCGCGGGGGTGCGCTCGACCCCTGCGAGGGGGCGACGCGACTTGCTGAACTGACGTTGCAGCGCAACCAATAA
- a CDS encoding FAD-binding oxidoreductase, with translation MTDLTELERALPAGAILTDPDVTEGYRRDWAKDPNAGTPLAVVRATCTADVQAVMRWATKHRVSVVPRGAGSGLSGGATAVDGGIVLSTELMREITVDPVTRIAVAQPGLLNVEVKAAAAEHGLWYPPDPSSFEMCSIGGNAATNAGGLCCVKYGVTTDYVLGLEVVLADGTAVRLGGPRLKDVAGLSLTKLFVGSEGTLGVITEITVRLIPAQPPASTVVASFGSVRDATSAILAITRNLRPSMLEFMDRASIGAVEDAMKMGLDRDAAAMLIARSDSAGADRQREIEIMAAACTDSGASDVFTTDDPEEGEAFAAARRFAIPAVERLGSLLLEDVGVPLPALPDLVEGIERISEKYEVLVAVIAHAGDGNTHPLIVFDPADADMERRANIAFGAIMDLAISLGGTITGEHGVGRLKKAWLPDQVGEDVMKLTQRIKTALDPDGILNPGAVL, from the coding sequence ATGACCGACCTGACCGAATTGGAACGGGCCCTACCGGCCGGCGCGATCCTCACCGACCCCGACGTCACCGAGGGGTACCGGCGGGACTGGGCGAAGGATCCCAATGCGGGTACACCGTTGGCGGTCGTCCGCGCTACCTGCACAGCCGATGTACAGGCCGTGATGCGATGGGCCACGAAGCACCGAGTTTCGGTGGTGCCACGCGGGGCTGGATCCGGATTATCCGGTGGCGCAACAGCTGTCGACGGCGGAATCGTGTTGAGCACCGAACTGATGCGCGAGATCACCGTCGATCCGGTCACCCGCATCGCCGTCGCCCAACCAGGATTGCTCAACGTCGAAGTGAAGGCGGCAGCCGCCGAGCACGGCCTCTGGTACCCGCCGGATCCGTCGTCCTTCGAGATGTGTTCGATCGGTGGAAACGCAGCCACCAACGCGGGCGGACTGTGTTGCGTGAAGTACGGCGTGACAACCGATTATGTGCTCGGTCTCGAAGTAGTCCTCGCCGACGGCACCGCCGTCAGGCTCGGCGGTCCACGACTGAAAGATGTTGCGGGACTGTCGTTGACCAAACTGTTCGTCGGCAGCGAAGGAACGCTCGGCGTCATCACCGAGATCACCGTCCGCCTGATTCCGGCCCAGCCGCCCGCCAGCACCGTCGTCGCCTCGTTCGGCTCCGTACGTGACGCGACGTCCGCCATCCTGGCCATCACCCGCAACCTTCGACCGTCGATGCTCGAGTTCATGGACCGAGCATCGATCGGTGCCGTCGAAGATGCGATGAAAATGGGCCTGGACCGCGACGCGGCGGCGATGCTCATCGCGCGATCGGACTCGGCCGGTGCAGATCGTCAGCGCGAGATCGAGATCATGGCGGCAGCGTGTACCGATTCGGGCGCGTCGGACGTGTTCACCACCGACGATCCCGAGGAAGGCGAGGCCTTCGCCGCGGCTCGGCGGTTCGCGATCCCCGCGGTGGAACGGCTGGGAAGTCTCCTGCTGGAGGACGTCGGAGTTCCCCTTCCGGCTCTACCGGACCTGGTCGAGGGAATCGAGCGGATCTCGGAGAAGTACGAGGTCCTCGTCGCCGTGATCGCGCACGCAGGTGATGGCAACACCCATCCGCTGATCGTCTTCGACCCCGCCGATGCGGACATGGAACGACGAGCCAATATCGCCTTCGGTGCGATCATGGACCTTGCAATTTCGCTGGGTGGCACCATCACCGGCGAGCACGGCGTCGGGCGGCTCAAGAAGGCGTGGCTACCGGATCAGGTGGGTGAGGACGTCATGAAGCTGACGCAGCGCATCAAGACCGCGCTCGATCCCGACGGCATCCTCAATCCAGGGGCAGTTCTGTAG
- a CDS encoding aspartate aminotransferase family protein encodes MDHVFYSWAAQAELNPVTIDGASGSWFWDDKGNRYLDFSSQLVNVNLGHQHPDLVAAIIEQAQILTTISPTVANAKRSELAALVAERAPGDLNRVFFTTGGAEAVEHAVRLARQHTGRTKMLAAYRSYHGGTGVAIGLTGEPRRWGTEPTNVDVVRFFGPYPYRSPWGTTTPEDETTAALAHLQQVIELEGAQNIAGLILESVVGTNGVLVPPPGYLAGVRELCDRYGIVYIADEVMVGFGRVGEWFACQAWNVAPDLITFAKGINSGYVPLGGVVISERIASKFDHKPYPGGLTYSGHPLACAVGVASIEVFERDGILPHVRSVGEDVLGGGLAKLAESHRSVGEVRGKGFFWAIELVKDQQSREPLVPFAASGADASPMAEVTAAAKSRGLWPFIAGNRIQVAPPLTTSEDEIRQGLEILDEVLAVADECAAR; translated from the coding sequence ATGGATCATGTGTTCTATTCCTGGGCGGCGCAGGCCGAGCTGAACCCGGTCACGATCGACGGTGCATCAGGATCGTGGTTCTGGGACGACAAGGGCAACAGGTATCTCGACTTCTCCTCCCAGCTCGTCAATGTCAATCTGGGACATCAACATCCGGATCTGGTGGCGGCGATCATCGAGCAAGCACAGATCCTGACGACGATCTCGCCGACGGTTGCCAACGCGAAACGCAGTGAGCTCGCAGCTCTCGTCGCTGAACGAGCGCCGGGGGATCTGAACCGTGTGTTCTTCACGACGGGCGGTGCAGAAGCGGTCGAGCATGCCGTTCGCTTGGCTCGTCAGCACACCGGTCGGACGAAGATGCTCGCGGCTTATCGTTCTTATCACGGTGGTACAGGGGTGGCGATCGGACTGACCGGCGAACCGCGCCGGTGGGGCACCGAACCGACCAACGTCGACGTCGTCCGGTTCTTCGGGCCGTACCCGTATCGGTCACCGTGGGGGACGACGACGCCCGAGGACGAGACGACGGCTGCACTCGCGCACCTGCAGCAGGTCATCGAATTGGAAGGCGCGCAGAACATTGCGGGCCTGATCCTCGAGTCCGTCGTCGGCACCAACGGGGTTCTCGTCCCTCCGCCCGGTTATCTCGCAGGTGTGCGCGAGCTGTGTGATCGATACGGGATCGTGTACATCGCAGACGAGGTCATGGTCGGATTCGGCCGTGTCGGTGAGTGGTTCGCGTGCCAAGCGTGGAACGTCGCCCCGGATCTGATCACGTTCGCCAAAGGCATCAACTCGGGGTACGTACCGCTCGGAGGTGTCGTGATCTCCGAGCGCATTGCCTCGAAGTTCGACCACAAGCCGTATCCGGGCGGTCTGACGTATTCGGGGCATCCATTGGCCTGCGCGGTCGGAGTGGCCTCGATCGAGGTGTTCGAGCGTGACGGGATCCTTCCGCACGTTCGATCGGTGGGGGAGGACGTGCTCGGTGGCGGCCTGGCCAAACTGGCCGAGTCGCACCGCAGCGTCGGCGAGGTCAGGGGCAAGGGATTCTTCTGGGCCATCGAGTTGGTGAAGGATCAGCAGTCGAGGGAGCCGCTCGTACCGTTCGCGGCGTCGGGTGCAGATGCCTCGCCGATGGCCGAGGTCACCGCAGCTGCCAAGTCGCGGGGTCTGTGGCCGTTCATAGCGGGCAACCGAATACAGGTAGCTCCGCCGCTCACGACCAGCGAGGACGAGATCAGGCAGGGCCTGGAAATACTCGACGAGGTTCTGGCGGTCGCGGACGAGTGCGCTGCGCGCTAG